The Candidatus Sysuiplasma acidicola genome includes a window with the following:
- a CDS encoding glycosyltransferase family 2 protein: MATDISFTLGICSTDETCNLEKLISVTDSEMMPQGISITDVVIAVSGGSSDTAAIAMNSAMRFQRTVIIEENRSGKANAINSIISNMRGNNLLLINGDALPEAGSIASLMEDLVISGSAMMCAQPVPAASDCNPVAGSLVKFLWALHNSTMETLEKCGERMHLTDEMMAISRKHIMRLPDGTVNDGALMSTRTQVNGGAVSFSRRSFVRVSVPVRMRDIISQRRRIMFGHLQVKELIGVLPGTAEFTAWKRPLAGLRILLDFSRKHPLESLILPVAAIVEMFSLLGALLDRKKRSDAHAVWKRVSSAAWR, translated from the coding sequence TTGGCCACGGACATATCATTCACACTTGGGATATGCTCAACAGACGAGACCTGCAATCTTGAAAAACTGATTTCAGTAACAGACAGCGAAATGATGCCGCAGGGAATCAGTATAACGGACGTTGTGATCGCGGTCAGCGGCGGTTCCTCAGACACTGCTGCAATAGCGATGAATTCTGCCATGCGTTTTCAGCGTACGGTCATAATTGAAGAGAACAGGAGCGGGAAGGCAAACGCAATAAACAGCATCATTAGCAACATGAGGGGAAACAATCTGCTCCTGATTAACGGTGACGCTCTTCCTGAAGCAGGATCCATCGCCTCACTCATGGAGGATCTAGTGATATCTGGCAGCGCGATGATGTGTGCTCAGCCCGTGCCGGCTGCAAGCGACTGCAACCCTGTCGCAGGCAGTCTTGTGAAATTTCTGTGGGCACTGCACAACTCCACGATGGAAACACTGGAAAAGTGCGGGGAGAGGATGCATCTGACAGATGAGATGATGGCAATCAGCAGGAAACACATTATGCGATTGCCAGACGGCACCGTGAATGACGGCGCCCTCATGTCCACAAGGACGCAGGTGAACGGCGGAGCCGTTTCATTTTCACGCAGATCGTTCGTCAGAGTTTCTGTGCCTGTGCGAATGCGCGATATCATAAGCCAGAGGAGGAGGATAATGTTTGGTCACCTGCAGGTGAAGGAGCTTATTGGTGTCCTTCCCGGAACAGCGGAGTTCACTGCATGGAAACGCCCGCTTGCCGGACTCAGGATATTGCTGGATTTCAGCAGGAAGCATCCTCTTGAATCGCTCATCCTTCCGGTAGCGGCAATTGTTGAAATGTTTTCGCTCCTGGGCGCGTTGCTGGACAGAAAGAAGAGATCGGATGCTCATGCAGTTTGGAAAAGGGTCAGCAGCGCTGCCTGGAGGTGA
- the glnA gene encoding type I glutamate--ammonia ligase has product MSGNRFSAESVLQAVSKEGIKWIDLQFTDLIGGLQHITIPASTLNEKSFAQGVNKLDGSSIKGFKEIHESDMVMMPDPSTFAILPFFTEEHKTGRLFVDIYEGGSHERFTRDPRYVAQKAVDYARSSGFDTTYWGPEPEFFVFDGIKVTPTPLSARDGWGGSGYEIVSKEAPWYTDGGKQFPIRFKEGYYPAPPQDTLVDFRNETSSILMNSFGLEVDAHHHEVATAGQCELNLHFDELVRTADSVVTMKYVLKNVAKRMNMICTWMPKPVFGDNASGMHVHQSLWNSGKNSFYDPEDDYAELSQTGRYYIGGLMEHARALCAITNPTTNSYRRLVPGYEAPVFIAWSKRNRSANIRIPMYERGEEKSKRLEYRTPDPSANIYLAEAAMLAAGIDGIKKKIDPGNPVDKDIYKLTELDRRELGIRELPGSLKESLEELQTDHDFLLPVFSKDLIERHVELKMDEFLNVSLRTTPYEVFRYMDV; this is encoded by the coding sequence TTGTCTGGAAATAGATTTTCGGCGGAATCTGTCTTGCAGGCTGTAAGCAAGGAAGGAATAAAATGGATTGATCTGCAGTTCACCGACCTGATCGGCGGACTGCAGCATATAACAATACCCGCATCCACGTTAAATGAAAAAAGCTTTGCGCAGGGCGTTAACAAGCTTGACGGTTCATCGATTAAGGGATTCAAGGAAATACACGAATCGGACATGGTCATGATGCCCGACCCGTCAACCTTTGCAATACTGCCGTTTTTCACCGAAGAGCACAAGACTGGAAGACTTTTCGTCGACATTTATGAAGGCGGTTCACATGAAAGATTCACCAGGGATCCGAGGTACGTGGCGCAGAAAGCGGTCGATTATGCTCGGAGCAGCGGATTCGATACAACTTACTGGGGACCCGAACCAGAGTTTTTTGTCTTTGACGGCATCAAGGTGACGCCAACACCGCTGAGCGCGAGAGACGGATGGGGCGGTTCCGGTTATGAAATCGTATCAAAGGAGGCTCCGTGGTACACAGACGGGGGAAAGCAATTCCCGATAAGGTTCAAAGAAGGATATTATCCCGCACCCCCGCAGGACACACTCGTCGATTTCAGGAATGAGACGTCGAGCATACTGATGAATTCGTTCGGTCTCGAAGTGGATGCTCATCACCACGAAGTGGCAACTGCGGGACAGTGCGAACTCAATCTGCACTTCGACGAACTTGTCAGAACGGCGGACAGCGTGGTGACGATGAAGTATGTGCTGAAGAACGTCGCCAAGAGAATGAACATGATTTGCACTTGGATGCCCAAACCTGTTTTTGGAGATAATGCATCGGGCATGCATGTTCACCAGAGCCTCTGGAATTCAGGAAAGAACAGCTTCTACGACCCCGAGGACGACTATGCGGAGTTGAGCCAGACAGGAAGATATTACATCGGCGGGCTCATGGAACATGCGCGCGCACTCTGCGCCATTACCAATCCCACCACAAACTCATACCGGAGACTTGTTCCGGGGTACGAGGCGCCGGTATTCATAGCATGGAGCAAGAGAAACAGATCTGCAAACATACGGATACCGATGTATGAAAGGGGAGAGGAAAAGAGCAAGAGGCTCGAATACAGAACGCCAGACCCAAGCGCCAACATCTATCTTGCTGAGGCGGCGATGCTGGCTGCCGGAATAGACGGCATAAAGAAGAAGATCGACCCGGGCAATCCCGTAGACAAGGACATTTACAAACTTACGGAACTGGACAGGAGGGAACTTGGCATAAGAGAGCTGCCCGGAAGCCTGAAGGAGAGCCTTGAGGAACTGCAGACAGATCATGACTTCCTGCTGCCAGTCTTCTCCAAAGACCTGATTGAGAGGCACGTCGAGTTAAAAATGGACGAATTCCTGAATGTTTCACTGAGGACTACCCCTTACGAGGTATTCAGATACATGGACGTCTGA
- a CDS encoding ABC transporter ATP-binding protein has protein sequence MPLAVDSLTIRYGDRIAVDNLSFAIQPGQIFGLLGPNGAGKTSTLKAILGLVEKKGGRTLVYGKDVAEDPAYVKSHIGAVLESPVLFDSLTPNEFIEFVASVRRITNTDRIANLVGAFALEEYMDTPIASLSMGNRQKTTIVAALMSEPRLLLLDEPFNSLDIRSVKIFRELILNHVRRGNSVLFSTHILDVVEKMCEHIGIIDRGRMVEQGTVAELRERLKGSTLEEIFLRATNMEQEIESLLKGLE, from the coding sequence ATACCGTTAGCTGTGGATTCGCTCACAATCAGATACGGTGACAGGATTGCGGTTGACAATCTATCCTTCGCCATACAGCCCGGACAGATATTCGGGCTTCTGGGACCGAACGGTGCAGGCAAGACTTCGACACTGAAGGCAATCCTCGGCCTGGTGGAAAAGAAGGGAGGAAGAACACTCGTCTACGGAAAGGATGTTGCTGAAGACCCTGCATACGTGAAATCGCACATCGGAGCCGTGCTTGAAAGCCCAGTACTGTTTGACTCTCTAACACCAAATGAATTTATCGAATTCGTCGCTTCGGTGCGCAGGATAACTAACACAGACAGGATCGCGAATCTTGTCGGCGCCTTTGCTCTCGAAGAATATATGGATACGCCGATTGCCAGCCTTTCAATGGGAAACAGGCAGAAGACAACGATCGTTGCGGCGCTGATGTCAGAACCACGTTTACTGCTGCTGGATGAACCGTTCAACAGCCTGGACATAAGATCGGTTAAGATATTCAGGGAACTCATACTGAACCATGTCAGGAGGGGAAATTCAGTGCTTTTTTCCACGCACATACTTGATGTCGTGGAGAAGATGTGCGAGCACATAGGCATCATCGACCGTGGCAGAATGGTAGAGCAGGGAACGGTTGCTGAACTCAGAGAGAGACTGAAAGGTTCGACGCTGGAAGAGATATTCCTCAGGGCAACAAACATGGAACAGGAGATAGAGAGCCTGCTCAAAGGACTGGAGTAG